Below is a window of Paremcibacter congregatus DNA.
ACATTTGGGCGTTGAAGAAGACAAAGTAACAGATACATCAAGCTTTATTGATGATCTGGGTGCGGACAGTCTTGATACCGTCGAACTCGTGATGGCGTTTGAAGAAGAATTTGGATGTGAAATCCCTGACGACGCTGCTGAAAAAATCCTTACTGTCAAGGATGCTATCGACTTTATCGGCGCAAACACTTAATAATTCCAAGTGTTGATGTTGGCTGATAAAGCAGGCCCGATATCGCAAAGATGACAAAAAGAATATGACCGCGACGCCCCTTGTCTTTTTTTTGAAAGATACAGCGCTCGCGGTCTTGTTATTTATGGGCTATTCTGCTTTAACTTATGATACAGTCATTATAAATAAGAAGAAGGTTTATCGATGAGACGAGTGGTTGTTACTGGAATGGGGCTTGTTACCCCTCTTGCATCAGGGGTTGAAGAAACTTGGAAACGTCTTATTGCCGGTGAATCCGGCGCAGGACCGATTACACGGTTTGATTCGACAGGGCTTTCGGCGCAAGTCGCCTGTGAAGTCCCTCTGGGAGACGGCACTAACGGGACCTTTAATCCCGATGACTGGATGACAGATCGTGAACGTCGTCGTATTGATGATTTCATTCTGTATGGCATTGCGGCGGCTGAAATGGCGTTGAAAGATGCTGGCTGGAAGCCGGAAAGCGACGAAGATCAATGGCGCACCGGAATTCTCACTGGTGCCGGTATTGGCGGCCTGCCAGGCATCCAGAACGAATCCATAAATATGCATGAACGCGGCGTCCGTCGGGTCAGCCCGCACTTCATTCCCCGTTGTCTGATCAACCTGATTTCCGGCAATGTATCTATTCGGAACGGCCTGAAGGGCCCGAATCATGCGGTTGTTACGGCCTGTGCGACCGGGACCCATGCGGTTGGCGATGCGGCGCGGATGATTGCGCTTGATGATGCGGATGTCATGGTTGCCGGTGGCGGCGAAGCCGCGATCTGTCAGATCGGTGTGGCGGGCTTTGCCCAGGCGAAGGCGCTCAGCACCCATTTCAACGATACACCGGAACGCGCGTCTAGGCCTTATGATCGTGACCGGGATGGTTTCGTGATCGGTGAGGGCGCGGGGATGCTTATTCTCGAAGAATATGAACATGCCAAGAAACGTGGCGCGAAAATCTATGCCGAAGTTGTTGGCTATGGCCTGTCCGGTGATGCCTATCACGTAACGGCGCCTGCGCCGGATGGCAGTGGCGGATACCGCGCCATGCAGGCTGCTTTCAAACGGGCCGGTTTTGGTCCGGAAGAAATTGGATACGTGAATGCGCACGGAACCTCAACCCCGCTTGGTGACGAAATCGAGTTCAGCGCCGTGAAACGTTTGTTTGGGGATGCGGCGTCACAGGTGGCCATGTCTTCGACAAAATCCTCTATTGGACATTTGTTGGGTGCAGCGGGCAGTACCGAAGCAATTTTCAGTATTCTGGCCATGAACCGGGGCGAATTGCCACCAACACTCAATCTGGATAACCCGTCAGAGGGCATCAGTGGCATCAATCTGGTGCCTCACGAAGCCCAGCAGAAGACCGGAATTAAAGCCGTGCTGTCCAACAGCTTTGGCTTTGGTGGCACGAATGCATCCGTGATCTTCAAGGCGGTTTAAGTCCCCGATGAAGGGGATGCGCAAATATATATATCTATTACTAATGGGCAGCGTCGTCTTTGCGACGCTGTTCCTGTATCTGGGCTATCGTCATTTTCACGGTCCCGGCCCGTTGGCGGAAGACAGGGCATATTATCTTGAACCGGGGCAGGGGTTGATCCGTACCGCCTGGCAACTGGATCAACAAGGCTATATTGACGGACAAAACATCTTTAAACTCGGGGTGAAGTTCTCGGGATTTGAACGGGGATTGCAGGCCGGTGAATTTCTGATACCGGCGGGCGCAAGCATGCAGGATATCATGATGATCCTGTCCAGCGGCAAGGTGATCCAGCATCGGCTGACCATTGTTGAAGGCTGGACCAGTTGGCAAGTGGCCGACTATCTCAATGGCATCGACAATCTTACCGAGCCGATCACCGAATTGCCGCGGGAGGGCACAATCCTGCCGGAAACCTATCTTTATACGAAGAATACCAGCCGGCATGACATCATTCGGCGGATGCAGATGCGGCAACTTGATCTGCTTGATGATATCTGGGACAAACGGGCCCCGGATTTGCCGTTTCTGTCTGTGGATGAAGCTCTGACGCTGGCGTCTATTGTCGAGAAAGAAACCGCGATCGAGCAGGAGAGGGCCCATATCGCCGGGGTATTTGTCAATCGTCTGCGTAAAAACATGCGGCTTCAAACCGACCCAACGGTTATTTATGGTATTGATCGCAAAGGATTTCTTGATCGACCAATTTCCCGGGCTGATTTAAAGGCCGACAATCCCTATAACACCTACCGGATTAAAGGCTTGCCGCCGACCCCGATTGCGCATCCGGGGCGGGCGTCCATTGAGGCGGTGTTGCAGCCGCAAAAAACCGAAGACCTATATTTTGTCGCCAACGGCGATGGTGGTCATGCCTTTGCCCGCAGTCTCCGCGAACACTTGCAGAATGTGAGGAAGTGGCGCAAGATTGAGAAAGACAAATAGCGGGTCACCAGGAGCACCCGCAGGAATAATCCGGAAAGGGGCTGAGATGGAAACTGCCGAGAAAATGACTGAAAGTCTGTGGGGGCGAACCTGTCAGGAACATCTTTCCCCTGTAGTTCTCAACGGGACGGAACAGGCGGATCTGGTTATCATCGGGGGTGGTTTTTCGGGGTGTGCCGCAGCACTTGAAGCCGCGCGCCGGGGCGCAAAAGTATGTCTTCTGGAGGCTCATGAAATTGGCCATGGCGGGTCGGGCCGCAATGTGGGGTTGGTTAATGCCGGCCTGTGGCTGTCGCCCAATGAAATCGAGAAAGCCTTGGGGGCTGAGGTTGGCAATCGACTTTCCACGCAGTTGGCAAAAGCCCCCGCACATGTTTTTTCCCTGATTAAGGACCATGCAATTACCTGTGAAGCCGTTCGCAATGGCACCTTGAATTGTGCGCATTCGGCAGCGGGCCTTGCATCCCTTGAAGACCGTCAGGCACAGTTGTTGAAGCTGGGGACACTGGTGCAGGTGCTTGATGCGGATGAAACCGCCCGCAGAACCGGGTCCAATAGTTTTCACGGGGCACTTTTCGATCCGGGGGCAGGAACCATTCAACCCTTATCCTATGTCCGGGGACTGGCGCGGGCAGCGGTAGAAAGTGGCGCGCATATTTTTGAAAACAGCCCTGTCCACGCCGTGTCTCGTGAAGCGGGTTGCTGGAAAGTGGAGACAGAGACCGGCCAGGTTACCGCCCCGGCGCTACTGCTGGCGACCAATGCCTATCACGATGATTTCAATGGCCTTGCCGCCAATGATTATATCACCTGCAACTTTTTTCAGATGGCGACCCGACCGTTGGGTGACAGGTTGCGGGATACTATTCTGCCGGGGAACGAGGGCTGTTGGGATACGGCGATGGTTATGACGTCCTTTCGCAAGGACCAGGCAGGACGCCTTATCATTGGTGGAGTCGGTGACTTAACACATCCGGCATCATCCCTGCATGCTCAATGGGCGGCGCGTAAACTGGCGACCCTGTTTCCGGACCTGAAAAATGAACCCTTGGAAATGCAGTGGCAGGGCAGGATTGCCATGACCAGTGACCACACACCTAAAATTCTGGAAATCGGACCAAGCGCCTATTCGGTGCATGGCTATTCCGGTAGAGGCATTGGTCCTGGCACGATTTTCGGAACGCGTCTGGCGGAAGCCCTGCTCACAGGGGACGCTGCCGGTTTGCCGGTTCCTCCAGTGAAAGCCTATCGGGAACCGTTCTCTGACCTGAAAGCCGGGTTCTATGAAAGTGGCGCCACGTTGGTCCATATGATCAGCGAACGTGTCTGACATCAGGTCTTGGACGGCATCACCCGGAACAGGCGGTCAAACAGCCATTCGGGTAGAAAACGCACTATAAAACCAAAGATCAGGCTAAGTTGCCACGGGAATGTGATGCGCGCCTGATTCTTTTCCAGGCCGCGTCGAAGAGCTTTAATGGCGGGCTCCGTTTCCATCAAAAACGGCATGGGAAATTTATTGCTCGCTGTCATGCGGCTTTTGACAAATCCGGGACAGACCACATTGATCTCAACTCCAAAGGGGGCGTAAAGGCCGCGAAGGGCTTCTCCATAGCCTTTAACCGCAACTTTGCTGGCCGAGTAAGCCGGTGCCGTTGGCAGGCCGTGATAGCCTGCGAGAGAGGAAATAAGGGCAATTTGGCCGCGTCCGCGTTCTTTCATCAAGGCAAGGGCCGGATGTATGGTGTGGAAAACGCCGTGGAGGTTAACTGCGAAGACCTGTTTGGTGTGGGCGCCAAGATCCTGGTCCGGCGAGAAACCGGGACCGATTCCGGCGTTGGCAATAACCAGATCAAGGGGGCATATGCCGTCGCAGGCCGTGATCCAGGCCGTCATGGCAATCTCGTCGGCGGTGTCAATCAAGGTGCTGTGAACCTCCGCGCCTTTGGCTTCGCAGGCTTTCGTCACAGCGTCGAGACGATCGGCGTTGCGACCACAGAGAAACAGGGTAATGTCTTCGCCCGCATAGTCTTTTGCCAGATGTTCGCCGAGCCCGCTGCTGCCGCCGGTGATAAGAATGGATTTTGGATTTTTCATGGCGCGCGTTTCCTGCTATAGCATTGCTGTAATATATTGCTGACTATAGTCGGCCTAACTTCAGTTGCAAAGTCAAAGAATATGACCTTATCAAGTATGACAGGATTTGCCCGTAGCGCCGGGCAGTGGGAAAATTATCACTGGACGTGGGAAATCAAGAGCGTTAATGGCCGCAATTTTGATGTGCGCTGTCGTCTGCCGCAGGGCTATGAGGCGGTTGAACAGCAAATCCGCAAGACCATGAAGGATAACGTCGCCCGGGGGTCGATTAATATCAACCTGCAGATCAAGCGCGATGATGACGCGACGGCCTTTACGATTAATCAGAAAATGCTGGACGCCTTGGTCGAGGTCGCGGTCGAGACAAGCATGCGTAATCATCTGCCGCAACCCAGCCTTGATGCCATTATGGGTGTGCGTGATGTGGTGCAGTATGTTGAAGCGGAAGAAGACCCTGAAACGCTGAAGGATCGCGATGCGGCGCTGATCGTCTCTTTCCGCGAAAATATGGATGCCTTTCTGGTATCGCGCACCACGGAAGGCGCGGCGATGCAGGACGTGTTGTGCGGGCTCTTGGAGGAGATCGAGCGGCTGGTTAAAGCCGCAGACGAAATATCCCGGGACTTGCCTGAGGTGATCAAGCAGCGCTATATGGAAAAGGTCAATAAACTGCTCGACGATTCAGCGACCGGTATTGACCCGGACCGTATCGCTCAGGAAGTGGTGCTTTTGGCGACAAAGGCGGATATCCGTGAAGAACTCGACCGGCTTTATGCTCATATCGACGCGGGGCGCAATCATATCAAGACTGATGGACAAATAGGGCGCAAACTGGATTTCCTGACCCAGGAGTTTAACCGGGAAGCCAATACCTTGTGCAGCAAGGCATCCGACATTCGCCTGACCGAATTGGGACTCAGCCTTAAAACAACCATCGACCAGTTCCGTGAACAGGTCCAGAATATCGAATAGGGACGGGTTAATGACCAAAGAGATTAAACGGCGCGGCCTGTTGCTGGTACTGTCATCTCCGTCCGGGGCCGGGAAATCGACCCTGTCGCGGATATTGTTACAACAGGATGAGAACATTACGTTGTCGGTGTCCATGACCACACGACCGCCGCGGGCTGGCGAACAGGACGGGGTTGATTATAACTTTGTCACAGTGGAAGAATTCGAGACTTTGGTTGCCGAAGACGGATTTCTGGAACACGCCAAGGTATTTGACAATTATTACGGCACCCCGGCCGCCCCGGTAGAGGCGGCGATGGCTGCGGGGCGTGATGTGTTGTTCGATATTGACTGGCAGGGCACCCAGCAATTGTCTCAGAAGGTCGCCAAGGATCTGGTGCGAGTGTTCATCCTGCCGCCGAGCAAGGAAACGCTGGAAAGCCGGCTTAAATCCCGGGCTCAGGACAGCGACGAAGTGGTCGCCAAACGCATGTCGAAAGCCAATCAGGAAATCAGTCACTGGGCGGAATATGACTATATCATTGTCAATGACGATCTGGAGAAGGCTGAACAGGAACTGTTTTCCATTTTGCGCGCCGAACGTTTGAAGCGGGAACGTCAGACCGGTCTGGTGCAATTTGTCCACGATATTACCGGTGAGGAGTGATCAGCCCTGATAGGCGTGCGCCAGACGGCAGAAGTCTTCCACGGTCAGTTCTTCGGCGCGACAGGTCTGTGGAATTCCGGCTGCGGCGAGATACGGTAATGGATCTTTGCCCAGAGCCTTCAGGCTGGTGCGGAGCATTTTTCGCCGTTGATTGAAGGCGGCATAGACCACTTTTTCCAGAACTTTTTGCTGTGGTGTTTCGAGCTGTTCCGGGGTCGGGGTCAGACCGACGATGCAGGATGTCACCTTGGGCGGCGGGATAAAGGCCCGGGCCGGCACGTCAAACATGATTTTCGCTTTGGCGCGATATTGACCGAGCACGGACAGGCGTCCATAGGCTTTGGTGCGCGGGGCTGCGACGATCCGTTCACCGACTTCCTTTTGAAACATGAGGGTGAGAGAGCTGTACCAGGGGAGCCATTGGTCTGTTGTGAGCCATTTTACCAAAAGGGCGGTGCCGACATTATAGGGCAGGTTGGCGATGATCTTGATCGGGCGGCCTTCTGTGTCGCCAATCAGGTCGAGTTCATTCATTTCCAGCGCATCGCCCTGGATAACGTTAAGTTTCCCCGGGTAGGCGGCCTGGATTTCCTTCTGAGCCTCAACGCAGCGGGGGTCCATTTCCACCGCCACCACCCGGTGGGCGCCGTTCATCAGAATGGCGCGGGTTAAGGCGCCAGGGCCAGGGCCGACTTCATAGACAATGCTGTCTTTCAGGTCCGTGTCCCCCAATCCCTCTGCGGAGCGTACGATTTTGCCGGTGAGGTTGAGATCGGTGAGAAAATTCTGTCCAAGTGATTTTTTTGCATCAAGGCCAAAATGGCTGATAACGTCTCGTAAGGGGCGCAGGCCGTCTTCATACATGCGGTCAGACTTTCTGTGTTCTGTGGCGGGCAATTTCGGCGGCGCATTTCAACGCATTGATCATGCTCATTGGACTGGCTTTATTCTGCCCGGCGATATTGAGGGCGGTGCCATGATCGGGCGAGGTGCGGACGATCGGCAGGCCCAGCGTAATATTGACACCGTCAAAATCCAGGGTCTTGACCGGGATCAGGGCCTGGTCGTGATACATGCATAGCGCGGCGTCATAGCGGGCGCGGGCGGCGTCATGAAACATGGTGTCGGCGGGCAAGGGGCCGGAAATGTCCATTCCTTGCACCCGAAGTTTATCAAGGGCTGGTGCGATGACGGTTTGTTCTTCCTGTCCCATGGCGCCGTCTTCTCCGGCGTGGGGGTTCAGACCTGCAACGGCAATGCGCGGGGCGGACAAGCCAAAGTCCTGTTTCAGGGCGTGATGTAAACATATAAGGGTATCCGTAATCAGGTCGGCTGTAATGCTGGCAGGAACGTCTTTTAGGGCGGTATGAACCGTCAGAGGGACAACCCGCAAATCCTTCCCCATCAGCATCATGACGGATGTTTCGCCTTTCCCGGTATGATCGTTGCACAGTTTGGCGAGATATTCCGTATGGCCCGGAAAATCGAATCCCGCGTCATAAAGAACGGATTTTTGGATGGGCGCGGTGACGAGGCCGGCAGCCTTGCCGTCAAAGATAAACTGAGTGGCCTGTTCAATGGCGCCGAGCACCAATGGCGCGGTTTTCGCCGAGGGCTTGCCCGACGTGACGCTGAGGGACAGCCCCATATCAAGGACGGGCAGGGCGCTGTCAAAGGCGGCTGTGCATTGGTCCGGTGATGAAATGACACGCAACGGCAAGGTTATACCGATATCGAGAGCAGCCTGTTGCAGGATTGCTGCCGCGCCAATGACAAAAAACGGAGGCAACTGATGCGTCTGCCGTTCGGCCCAGGCCTTGATAATGATCTCCGGGCCAATACCGGCGGGTTCCCCAAGGGAAACCGCCAGAGGCAGGGCGTCTTGGGGCAGGGAATTATTTATAGTCGATGATGGCATCGCGTCGCAGGTCCCTCAGGTGACGGCGGGCGATCAGACCGACCCGTTGCTGGGACAGGCTGCCTTCAATGCTGTCATAGTCCGGCATCCGGATTTGTGGTTCTTCCCTGTTGCAGAGAACAAACACCCGGAAGCCGGTTTCTTCCTTGACAGGTGGAGTCGCTTTGCCGATTTCAAGATCAAGCAGGGGTTGCTGGAGATGAGTTGGCAGATCAGAGATGGCCAGGTCGCCCAGTTCGCCGGTTTCAGAGGCGCCAATGGCTTTGCCTTGGGCTGCGAGGTCTTCACAACTGTTGATTTTGGCCGCCGCCGCAGTGATGGTGGCTTCGAGCGCGGTAATTTCTTCGGCTTCCGCCTTGTCAGAAAACTTAAAGAACATATGCTGCAGATCGACTTTGGCATCAGTTGGTGTCGCGGTCAGTATCTGTCGCTTTTCAACCAATTGCACAATGTAGAAACCATCTTCGGTTTCAATCGGTTTTGATAATTCACCAGGCTCTAGTTTTTCCAGTGCGCTGGCGATTTCTTTATTGAGCTCTGATTTCATCAACCACCCCAAATCACCGCCGACCGCAGAAGTGGTGGCCTGCGAAAACTGGCGCGCCATCATGGGAAAGGCGTTGGGTTTGCTTTTAAGTTGTTCGAGGATACTGTCAGCGGCGGCGCGGATTTCATCGCGGCGTTCATTTTCAGACACCAACAGAAAAATCTCACGGGGGTGGTATTCCAGTTGCCCTTTATTATGTTGCATCCGATCAAGAATGGCGTAAATCTCTTCATCACTGATGCTGACCTGCGGCATCAGAAGCCCGCCGACGACCTGTTCCCAGGCGAGACTGGCTTCAATCTGTTTCAACATGGATGCTTTATTGATGCCGGCCTGGTTGAGCTGTTGCTCAAGTTGTTGGGAAGTGACGCGCATCTGCTGGGCGTAAGAAGCGAAGGATTGTTCCTGTTCTTGCTGGCTGATGACGGTTTTGTATTTGTCGGCTTCCTGAATTTTTAATTTGTCGTCCACCAGGCTCTGCAGCGCCTGTTGCTGCATATATTGCTGTTCCTGTTGGGAATATTGCCGCTGACCGGAAGAAATCATAAACAACATCACTCGTTGTTTCAGGTCATAAAGCGAAATGGGGCTGTCGTTAACCACGGCAACGATTTGCTGTACGTCGCTCAATTGTTGTGGGGTGCCGGGGTCTTGTTGGGCGGACGCATTACTCGACAAAAGCATTATGCTGCTCAAAATGCCTGCCAAATTCAGTTTAAATGTCCTTGCCACGAAACTACTCTTCATTTTTTCTTACCCGGTTTTTTAATTTGTTACACATCTATACTGGTTAATATCAGAAAAATCAAAAGGCAAAATCAGCCGAGATTTTTCAATACCAGCCGGAAGTGGAAGATACTTGATGGTGTAATGTCCCTGTCGGAGGTCAGGCGCTTCTCGTAACTGAGGCCAAATTCCAGACATTCATCTTTATACAGGACGCCAGCATCATAATAAATTGTGTCATTTTTGAGAATATCCTGTACCCAGCTGCCATGCAGAGTCCATTTAGGATTGACCAGATATTTCAGGCCAAGACCCAGTTCTTTGCGATTTTCCAGTTCCGTATTGGTCAGATCCGTTTTTTCCCGGTCGAGATCGAGATAGCGGGCCGATACCCGGATGCTTTTACTGCCGCCAGACAGGATCAGTTCATTACGTCGTAGGCTAAAACTGCTGCTGTCCAACCTGAACCGGTGAACATAATCGAGATAGTCACCGAGGATGACATCAAGCCGTCCAACAAAATCTGATGATTTGCCTTCATAACCGGACCCCACGGGAAAAGTTTCGGTGGAACTGAACCGGAAACTCTGGCCGATGGTCGTCCGGATGGTGGTGTCCCCCGAATAAAGGGAATATCGGACGCCGTAATTTACCCTGGTGCCGGCCTCCCAGCGATCATAACCGTTATAACGATTGTGGCTGAACAGGTTATTTTCATCAAATTCAAAATTGCGGCTGTCTTCATTGGGAA
It encodes the following:
- a CDS encoding acyl carrier protein, which encodes MSDVAERVKKIVVEHLGVEEDKVTDTSSFIDDLGADSLDTVELVMAFEEEFGCEIPDDAAEKILTVKDAIDFIGANT
- the fabF gene encoding beta-ketoacyl-ACP synthase II, yielding MRRVVVTGMGLVTPLASGVEETWKRLIAGESGAGPITRFDSTGLSAQVACEVPLGDGTNGTFNPDDWMTDRERRRIDDFILYGIAAAEMALKDAGWKPESDEDQWRTGILTGAGIGGLPGIQNESINMHERGVRRVSPHFIPRCLINLISGNVSIRNGLKGPNHAVVTACATGTHAVGDAARMIALDDADVMVAGGGEAAICQIGVAGFAQAKALSTHFNDTPERASRPYDRDRDGFVIGEGAGMLILEEYEHAKKRGAKIYAEVVGYGLSGDAYHVTAPAPDGSGGYRAMQAAFKRAGFGPEEIGYVNAHGTSTPLGDEIEFSAVKRLFGDAASQVAMSSTKSSIGHLLGAAGSTEAIFSILAMNRGELPPTLNLDNPSEGISGINLVPHEAQQKTGIKAVLSNSFGFGGTNASVIFKAV
- the mltG gene encoding endolytic transglycosylase MltG, with product MRKYIYLLLMGSVVFATLFLYLGYRHFHGPGPLAEDRAYYLEPGQGLIRTAWQLDQQGYIDGQNIFKLGVKFSGFERGLQAGEFLIPAGASMQDIMMILSSGKVIQHRLTIVEGWTSWQVADYLNGIDNLTEPITELPREGTILPETYLYTKNTSRHDIIRRMQMRQLDLLDDIWDKRAPDLPFLSVDEALTLASIVEKETAIEQERAHIAGVFVNRLRKNMRLQTDPTVIYGIDRKGFLDRPISRADLKADNPYNTYRIKGLPPTPIAHPGRASIEAVLQPQKTEDLYFVANGDGGHAFARSLREHLQNVRKWRKIEKDK
- a CDS encoding NAD(P)/FAD-dependent oxidoreductase translates to METAEKMTESLWGRTCQEHLSPVVLNGTEQADLVIIGGGFSGCAAALEAARRGAKVCLLEAHEIGHGGSGRNVGLVNAGLWLSPNEIEKALGAEVGNRLSTQLAKAPAHVFSLIKDHAITCEAVRNGTLNCAHSAAGLASLEDRQAQLLKLGTLVQVLDADETARRTGSNSFHGALFDPGAGTIQPLSYVRGLARAAVESGAHIFENSPVHAVSREAGCWKVETETGQVTAPALLLATNAYHDDFNGLAANDYITCNFFQMATRPLGDRLRDTILPGNEGCWDTAMVMTSFRKDQAGRLIIGGVGDLTHPASSLHAQWAARKLATLFPDLKNEPLEMQWQGRIAMTSDHTPKILEIGPSAYSVHGYSGRGIGPGTIFGTRLAEALLTGDAAGLPVPPVKAYREPFSDLKAGFYESGATLVHMISERV
- a CDS encoding SDR family NAD(P)-dependent oxidoreductase codes for the protein MKNPKSILITGGSSGLGEHLAKDYAGEDITLFLCGRNADRLDAVTKACEAKGAEVHSTLIDTADEIAMTAWITACDGICPLDLVIANAGIGPGFSPDQDLGAHTKQVFAVNLHGVFHTIHPALALMKERGRGQIALISSLAGYHGLPTAPAYSASKVAVKGYGEALRGLYAPFGVEINVVCPGFVKSRMTASNKFPMPFLMETEPAIKALRRGLEKNQARITFPWQLSLIFGFIVRFLPEWLFDRLFRVMPSKT
- a CDS encoding YicC/YloC family endoribonuclease; translated protein: MTLSSMTGFARSAGQWENYHWTWEIKSVNGRNFDVRCRLPQGYEAVEQQIRKTMKDNVARGSININLQIKRDDDATAFTINQKMLDALVEVAVETSMRNHLPQPSLDAIMGVRDVVQYVEAEEDPETLKDRDAALIVSFRENMDAFLVSRTTEGAAMQDVLCGLLEEIERLVKAADEISRDLPEVIKQRYMEKVNKLLDDSATGIDPDRIAQEVVLLATKADIREELDRLYAHIDAGRNHIKTDGQIGRKLDFLTQEFNREANTLCSKASDIRLTELGLSLKTTIDQFREQVQNIE
- the gmk gene encoding guanylate kinase, whose product is MTKEIKRRGLLLVLSSPSGAGKSTLSRILLQQDENITLSVSMTTRPPRAGEQDGVDYNFVTVEEFETLVAEDGFLEHAKVFDNYYGTPAAPVEAAMAAGRDVLFDIDWQGTQQLSQKVAKDLVRVFILPPSKETLESRLKSRAQDSDEVVAKRMSKANQEISHWAEYDYIIVNDDLEKAEQELFSILRAERLKRERQTGLVQFVHDITGEE
- the rsmA gene encoding 16S rRNA (adenine(1518)-N(6)/adenine(1519)-N(6))-dimethyltransferase RsmA, with protein sequence MYEDGLRPLRDVISHFGLDAKKSLGQNFLTDLNLTGKIVRSAEGLGDTDLKDSIVYEVGPGPGALTRAILMNGAHRVVAVEMDPRCVEAQKEIQAAYPGKLNVIQGDALEMNELDLIGDTEGRPIKIIANLPYNVGTALLVKWLTTDQWLPWYSSLTLMFQKEVGERIVAAPRTKAYGRLSVLGQYRAKAKIMFDVPARAFIPPPKVTSCIVGLTPTPEQLETPQQKVLEKVVYAAFNQRRKMLRTSLKALGKDPLPYLAAAGIPQTCRAEELTVEDFCRLAHAYQG
- the pdxA gene encoding 4-hydroxythreonine-4-phosphate dehydrogenase PdxA encodes the protein MPSSTINNSLPQDALPLAVSLGEPAGIGPEIIIKAWAERQTHQLPPFFVIGAAAILQQAALDIGITLPLRVISSPDQCTAAFDSALPVLDMGLSLSVTSGKPSAKTAPLVLGAIEQATQFIFDGKAAGLVTAPIQKSVLYDAGFDFPGHTEYLAKLCNDHTGKGETSVMMLMGKDLRVVPLTVHTALKDVPASITADLITDTLICLHHALKQDFGLSAPRIAVAGLNPHAGEDGAMGQEEQTVIAPALDKLRVQGMDISGPLPADTMFHDAARARYDAALCMYHDQALIPVKTLDFDGVNITLGLPIVRTSPDHGTALNIAGQNKASPMSMINALKCAAEIARHRTQKV
- a CDS encoding peptidylprolyl isomerase, whose protein sequence is MARTFKLNLAGILSSIMLLSSNASAQQDPGTPQQLSDVQQIVAVVNDSPISLYDLKQRVMLFMISSGQRQYSQQEQQYMQQQALQSLVDDKLKIQEADKYKTVISQQEQEQSFASYAQQMRVTSQQLEQQLNQAGINKASMLKQIEASLAWEQVVGGLLMPQVSISDEEIYAILDRMQHNKGQLEYHPREIFLLVSENERRDEIRAAADSILEQLKSKPNAFPMMARQFSQATTSAVGGDLGWLMKSELNKEIASALEKLEPGELSKPIETEDGFYIVQLVEKRQILTATPTDAKVDLQHMFFKFSDKAEAEEITALEATITAAAAKINSCEDLAAQGKAIGASETGELGDLAISDLPTHLQQPLLDLEIGKATPPVKEETGFRVFVLCNREEPQIRMPDYDSIEGSLSQQRVGLIARRHLRDLRRDAIIDYK